From the genome of Sinanaerobacter sp. ZZT-01:
GGCAGTCATTCCGGTTCATGTTTTTGGAAATCTATGTGATATGGAACGAATTATGGAAGTTGCACAGAAATACCATTTGAAGGTCTTAGAGGATGCAACAGAAGCACTCGGAAGCTATTACAAAAAGGGCAGATACGCAGGCTGTTTTGCCGGGACTATAGGAGATATGGGTGCCTATTCTTTCAATGCAAACAAGATTATTACAACCGGCGGCGGCGGGATGCTTGTTTCAAACAATAAGAAGCTTTTGAATCATGCCAGATATTTAGGCGTACAAGCCAAAAATGACACCTTATATTTTGTGCACGATGAGGTGGGCTATAATTATCGGATGCTAAATTTGCAGGCAGCTCTTGGTGTAAGCCAGCTTGATCAATTAGAGACATTTATAAAAACAAAAATCGATAATTATAATCGATATAAGAAAAGACTAAATCAAGCTGAGGGACTTCGTATATTAGAATTTAACGATGAATCGAGAACAAATCACTGGTTTTACTCTCTTTTGGTGGGAGAAGAAACCTTTGGTGAAAGCCGGAACCAATTAATGCATCGTTTAATTGATGAGGGGATACAGTGCAGACCGGTTTGGAAACTGATTCATACACAAAGACCTTATTTGGACTGCCAAGCTTATAAAATAGAAAAAGCCGTAGATTATGCGGAGCACATATTAAATCTGCCTTGTTCGACCAATTTAACAGAAGAAGAGGTCGCCTATGTGTGCGATCGGATTCAGATGAAATAAAAAATGTAAAAAACGCTTCTGCCGGTATTATCTGGAAAAAGCGTTTTTTATTTTTAACACATGATTAACAATCATCTTTTATTCATTTTTAGCTTTCTTTTGAAGCATAAGATTAACTGAAATGCCGGTTCCTAAAAGACCGTAAAACATTGGCATAACAGAAACACTGCTGTCGTTCACCAATGCAGAGGTCAAAAATCCGCAGATACCAAAAAAGATTCCGGCTCCAACATAGGTGAGGAAGTCCGTTTCAAATTTACTTCTAAAATACAGTTTAAAGCTTTGCAGAAGATAAATTCCAAAAAGTGATAAGAGTGCGATGAGAGAAAGAGCACCGGTTCCAATGATTATACCCATATACATATTATGCGGTTTATCCACGACCAGATTTACATTCCACCCAATATTGTATTTATTGGTGTAATCGTAATGAGGGTAATAGATACAATATGTGTCGGCTCCTCTGCCTAGAAGCAAGGTATCCTTCATCATAGGGATTGTCTTTGACCAAATGTATCCACGCCCATTTCCAAAAAGTAGATTGTTTTCAAAGCCTATTGATGGAACTTTATCCAAATTTACCAAATTCCCTTTCGCATTTTGGTAATAAACTTGATCTTCCATAATAGCGAATGGCCACTGCATTTCTTGTGTATTGACAATAACGTAATAATTCCCATTTGTAAGGGTCGGTGTTATGGTGGCAAAATCGTAAAAACGAGGGTCATCGATTGCGAAATTTTTTCCATTTGGAATCAAAGCAATTTTTTTTCCATCTTTATCCAATAACTCCAGGCTGTCAATATCAGCTCCAGCCATAATTACATGTATTTTCATCAGGTTTCCATTTATAGAGAAGATGATGTCGTGTTTTTGAGTTTGAATATAATCAATTTTAGCTTTTTCACTTCCCGGAATAACATCTGTATTATCTAAGTCTACATTGTTATCTTGTGAAATATTGGCGGCACTTTCGCGAGATTCTGTATGAGTGATTCCTTTTACGGTACTTGTAAGTTCAGGAATCCAGCGTTGGTAAGTAGTTCCTATTATAAGTAAGGAAATAATAAATAGAATCGCAATTGGTTTTTTCCATCGCAGAATTTTCTTATTCAGTACGATCAGTCCCATGATTCCAATAGTGGCGAGACCTAAAAGACCACCGGAGGATGCAGATCCGATTATATTAAAAATAAGGAGCGCAAAAAGGGCAGCCCATATAATTTTTTTATAGTTTTTTTCTTCATTGTTCATATTCATTGAATAAAGGAATAGCATTCCAAATAAAGGAATCAGTAATGTCAAATAAAAAGAGACGTAATTGATATTGTACAGTGTTTGATAGATTTCTTTAGCTTTAAAGTTGAAGATTAAAGAATCTACGCTGTCCCAGGAACGGCTCGGCGTAATTAACATTTTTCCGATATTTGTCTGAAAAAAATCATGACCCCATGCTTGACTCAGTCCGACCAGACTGAGCAAAGTACTGGAAACCGCTAATGAGTAGATCATCCATTTTACAGCTTTTTCTGAATTAATTGCATTTATTATATAAAAGAGGAGGAGCATATAGCAGAGAAGCGGCAGTGTCCCTTCAAAACGAGCGTTCCAGCCCAAGAGTGAAAATTCCTTATACTCGCTCCCCAGATAGGAACTAAAAACAAAGAAAGAATAAGCGGCTATAGGGATATAAGCAAAGCAGCGCTTGATTGTCATAGATTGTGTGATAATTTTATATAGAAGAATAAGCAGAACGAAAATGGCGCATCCCAAGATAGCTATCATTTTATAGTAGCTGAAAAAATCCGTCAGACTAGAATCGCCGGCAGACCAAAAAAATTGAGACATGTTACGTTTATATTCGTGCATTCGTACAATTAAGATAACCACTGATGTAAAAAAGATAGCAGGAATCATCTGAAACCAGTGAGTTGCGGTTAGATTCCCTTGCTTCATAGACCAAAGACAGTCTTCGGGCGTTTCCAAAACTTTTGAAGAACGTTTTTTATTCTTTTTTTTCTCTTCCGATATATTTATATTTTTTTTATCTTTTGCCATGGTAGCCTCCCGCAATTTATATCTATTTCTAAACATAGATATTTAATAGATCTTATTATATAAGAATACTTATACTGGAACAAGGGTATTTCAGTGAATTATAATAGAAGCTGCTTATTTTTGGAATTTTTGGTTACACTACCGGCAGGAGGTGAAATAAATGAGTAAAAATTATCACGATGGTATCGACAGAGGTGAGATGACCTCAAGACAGAATGGAAATCTGACCCGTGCAATGGTAGAGCAGGCAGAGCAGGGCATGAAGGCTCAGGAAGCACAAACCGTTGAGTTTGCGAAGGAATTAGCCGATGAGGAATGCATTCCAAACGCACTGCCTCATCAAAATTTAGGTCATAATTCCAAGAAGACCGGACTTGGCCCAAATACAAAGAGGTAGTTAAAATTAAGTATAGAAAAGCATAGATTTGCAATTAGATTTTAGACTGATTTTCTGCATATGGAGAGTAATAGCAAAGCTCCGTATATTTTGCGGTTTCATATCCGTGATTGAGAATTAGGTTAAAATCCTCTTCTGACGGTGATTTCAAAGTAGTTGGATAATGCTTTACACGTTCAATTTCTTTCTCACTTAACATGGGTAGTGTGCCGCTTTTGAAGGCTGGAAGTGAACTGGAAGAAAAGGCAAAGATATGCTTTTTTTTGCTTCCGATTTGTACATAATATCCTTTTTGGGTACGCAGAAAGTAATCAATGACGTCACGACTTCGAAGAGATACGACCTGATCCATGTTTATGCCCAAAAGCTGCCGTAGATTGCGCGGAGAAAAAAGATTATCCCATTTTCGGTAGGATGATGGAGAGGAAGCGTTGCTGACAATCAGAAAGTCCAGATCACCTGTAAGATGGCCGCCGTCCGAAATTTTATAAAGAGCTTCCAGTCCTAAATTATCATAGACACCACCGTCCCATAGATGGAGATATTTCCAATCTTTTAAAGCAGGGGATGGAAGAGAAGAACTGTGACTTTCTGTTTTTTTCAGCAGGGTTGCCCATTGGTAATCATCAATAGAGAGCTTGTATGCCCCGATGAGTACCGGAAAACCTGCGGAAGCGGAGATGGCATCTGAAATGGACATTTGTGGGTGGGAAACATAGCCGATTTTGTAGTCTCCCATCTGTTTTTGATTAATACGGAAATTATTGCCTGTCTCAAACGTCGTGCAGTTGATGGACCACAACGGAGTGAGTGGCAAATCACAGATTTGTCCGCGAACACCCCATTTTTTTTCAATAACATGAGCCAGAACATTTACTTTTTGATTCCATTTCCATGGTGTTTCAATCAGTGAAAAAATGGAATCTTGTTGAATATTATTATTTAATATAGTATCTCGTACCTTAGGGAGTGTTCTTCCAAGGTAAAGACAGCTGTCCGGCCAGCGGTAGTGATTTCTTGCATAAATAAGACCGATTGCTAAGCTGGCACCGGAAACAGACGAAATATGCCGGATGTTTTCTAATTCATTGTTTTCTGCGAGCCATTTCAGTACACCTAAGTGAAAAATGGCAGCACGAATACCGCCGCCTGAAAGTGAAATGCCGATATTTTGGTTACCTACACTGCGTCTCATAGCGATTCGATGGTTTCCCATAGGATTCCCCCTTGCCCTTCTTACTCTTTTATTTTAAAATAATAGAAGTTACAAAAATCAGATTTAGAAGGGATTTCCTCTGATGTTATTTAACTCCTTTAATTTTTTACTTTTTTTCCCGATTGTAACGGGAATCTATTACTTGATACCACATAAGTTTCGCTATTTGTGGCTGCTTTTCGCAAGCTACTATTTTTATATGTCTTGGAATCCTAAATATGCCTTACTTATCGCAACATCGACGCTGCTTACTTATGGCAGCGGTATTTTAATTGCGAAAGCGGATAAAAAAAAGCAGGAATTAAAAAAACGATTTTGGGTCGGCATCAGCTTTCTTTCTAATTTAAGCATCTTATTTTTCTTTAAATACTTTGATTTTGCAATTGCAAATATAAATACAGTTTTTATAAAATTTGGGATAGATCTGATTCAAC
Proteins encoded in this window:
- a CDS encoding LegC family aminotransferase; this translates as MKKEIPLSVPNLDIETLENLRECIESGWVSTGGRFIAEFEEKTAKYVGVSEAVAMQSGTAALHTALRVLGVQSGDEVIVPTLTFIAAVNPVIYMGASPVFMDCDDTLCLDAEKLEQFCEEECDLVEDELRNRRTGNKVAAVIPVHVFGNLCDMERIMEVAQKYHLKVLEDATEALGSYYKKGRYAGCFAGTIGDMGAYSFNANKIITTGGGGMLVSNNKKLLNHARYLGVQAKNDTLYFVHDEVGYNYRMLNLQAALGVSQLDQLETFIKTKIDNYNRYKKRLNQAEGLRILEFNDESRTNHWFYSLLVGEETFGESRNQLMHRLIDEGIQCRPVWKLIHTQRPYLDCQAYKIEKAVDYAEHILNLPCSTNLTEEEVAYVCDRIQMK
- a CDS encoding O-antigen ligase family protein — encoded protein: MAKDKKNINISEEKKKNKKRSSKVLETPEDCLWSMKQGNLTATHWFQMIPAIFFTSVVILIVRMHEYKRNMSQFFWSAGDSSLTDFFSYYKMIAILGCAIFVLLILLYKIITQSMTIKRCFAYIPIAAYSFFVFSSYLGSEYKEFSLLGWNARFEGTLPLLCYMLLLFYIINAINSEKAVKWMIYSLAVSSTLLSLVGLSQAWGHDFFQTNIGKMLITPSRSWDSVDSLIFNFKAKEIYQTLYNINYVSFYLTLLIPLFGMLFLYSMNMNNEEKNYKKIIWAALFALLIFNIIGSASSGGLLGLATIGIMGLIVLNKKILRWKKPIAILFIISLLIIGTTYQRWIPELTSTVKGITHTESRESAANISQDNNVDLDNTDVIPGSEKAKIDYIQTQKHDIIFSINGNLMKIHVIMAGADIDSLELLDKDGKKIALIPNGKNFAIDDPRFYDFATITPTLTNGNYYVIVNTQEMQWPFAIMEDQVYYQNAKGNLVNLDKVPSIGFENNLLFGNGRGYIWSKTIPMMKDTLLLGRGADTYCIYYPHYDYTNKYNIGWNVNLVVDKPHNMYMGIIIGTGALSLIALLSLFGIYLLQSFKLYFRSKFETDFLTYVGAGIFFGICGFLTSALVNDSSVSVMPMFYGLLGTGISVNLMLQKKAKNE
- a CDS encoding patatin-like phospholipase family protein, with protein sequence MGNHRIAMRRSVGNQNIGISLSGGGIRAAIFHLGVLKWLAENNELENIRHISSVSGASLAIGLIYARNHYRWPDSCLYLGRTLPKVRDTILNNNIQQDSIFSLIETPWKWNQKVNVLAHVIEKKWGVRGQICDLPLTPLWSINCTTFETGNNFRINQKQMGDYKIGYVSHPQMSISDAISASAGFPVLIGAYKLSIDDYQWATLLKKTESHSSSLPSPALKDWKYLHLWDGGVYDNLGLEALYKISDGGHLTGDLDFLIVSNASSPSSYRKWDNLFSPRNLRQLLGINMDQVVSLRSRDVIDYFLRTQKGYYVQIGSKKKHIFAFSSSSLPAFKSGTLPMLSEKEIERVKHYPTTLKSPSEEDFNLILNHGYETAKYTELCYYSPYAENQSKI